GTGCGCGTGGTGGAACTCGCCGGGATCGGCCCCGGCCCCTTCGCGGGCATGCTGCTGGCCGACCTCGGCGCCGACGTCGTCCGCGTGGACCGCCCCGGTGGCCCCGCTCTGGCCATCGATCCCGCCCACGACATCACCAACCGCAACAAGCGCTCGGTGATCGTCGACCTCAAGGCGCCGGACGGCCCCGCGCGCGTGCTCGACCTCGCCGCCCGCGCCGACGTGCTCATCGAGGGCAACCGGCCGGGTGTCGCCGAGCGCCTCGGCGTCGGCCCCGGGGACTGTCACGCCCGCAACCCCCGTCTGGTCTACGGCCGGATGACCGGCTGGGGCCAGGACGGCCCGCTCGCCGACCGCGCCGGTCACGACGTCTCCTACATCGCCGTCACCGGCGCGCTCGGCATGATCGGCACCCCGGACCGGCCGCCGCCCGTCCCCGCCAACCTGCTGGGGGACTACGCGGGAGGCTCCCTCTACCTCGTCGTCGGTGTCCTCGCCGCCCTGCACCACGCGCGCGTGAGCGGCACGGGCCAGGTCGTCGACGCGGCCATCGTCGACGGCACCGCGCATCTCTCCGCGATGATCCACGGCATGCTCTCGGCCGGCGGCTGGCAGGACCGGCGCGCCGCCAACCTGCTCGACGGCGGCTGCCCTTACTACGGCACCTACGAGACCGCCGACGGCGGGTACATGGCCGTCGGCGCCCTGGAGCCGCAGTTCTACGACGCGTTCGTGGACCTTCTCGGCCTCGAGGACCTCCGCGAGGCCCGCAGGGACTGGACGCGCTGGGGAGAACTGCGCGAGGCCGTCGCCGCCCGCTTCCGATCCCGCACCCGGGACGAGTGGACGGCCCGCTTCGAGGGCTCCGACGCGTGTGTGGCGCCCGTGCTGTCGCTGCGTGAGGCCCCCCGCCACCCGCATCTCGCGGCCCGCGGCACCTTCACCGACCACGGCGGCATCACCCAGCCGGCCCCCGCGCCCCGCTTCTCCGCGACGCCCACGGCCGTCCGTACCGGGCCCGCGCGACCGGGCGCCGACACGCGCGAGGTGGCGCGTGACTGGGACATACCGGAGCTTGTGACAGATCTTGTGAAGACGCCCGCCGAGACCGCGGCGGGGACCTCCGCGGAGGCGACCGCGACGACCACCGCGACGACCACCGCGACGACCTCTGTCAAGGACCTCCCGCACCAGGGCGACTGACCCCGCCCCGCACGGCCCACCCTCCCGAAAGGCTTACCAGTGAGCACCGAAGCGTACGTGTACGACGCGATCCGCACCCCGCGCGGGCGCGGCAAGGCGAACGGCGGCCTGCACGGCACGAAGCCCATCGATCTCGTCGTCGGCCTCATCCACGAGCTCCGAAGCCGCTTCCCCGGCCTCGACCCGGCCGCCATCGACGACATCGTGCTCGGCGTCGTCGGCCCCGTGGGCGACCAGGGCTCCGACATCGCGCGCATCGCCGCCATCGCGGCCGGACTGCCGGACACCGTCGCCGGCGTGCAGGAGAACCGCTTCTGTGCCTCGGGCCTGGAGGCCGTCAACCTGGCCGCCATGAAGGTCCGTTCGGGCTGGGAGGACCTCGTTCTGGCGGGCGGGGTGGAATCGATGTCCCGGGTGCCGATGGCCTCGGACGGCGGTGCCTGGTTCAACGACCCGATGACCAACCTGGCCGTCAACTTCGTGCCGCAGGGCATCGGCGCCGACCTCATCGCCACCATCGAGGGCTTCTCCCGTCGCGATGTCGACGAATACGCGGCCCTGTCGCAGGAGCGGGCGGCGACGGCCTGGAAGGAGGGCCGCTTCGACCGCTCCGTGGTGCCGGTGAAGGACCGCAGCGGCCTCGTCGTCCTCGACCACGACGAACACCCGCGCCCCGGCACCACCGCCGACTCGCTCGGCAAGCTGAAGCCGTCCTTCGCCGACATCGGCGAGCTGGGCGGCTTCGACGCGGTGGCGCTCCAGAAGTACCACTGGGTGGAGAAGATCGATCACGTCCACCACGCGGGCAACTCCTCCGGCATCGTCGACGGCGCCTCCCTGGTCGCGATCGGCTCCAGGGAGGTCGGCGAGCGCCACGGGCTCACCCCCCGCGCGCGGATCGTCTCCGCGGCGGTCTCCGGCTCCGAGCCGACGATCATGCTCACCGGCCCCGCGCCCGCCACCCGCAAGGCCCTCGCCAAGGCCGGTCTGACCATCGACGACATCGACCTCGTCGAGATCAACGAGGCCTTCGCGGCGGTCGTCCTGCGCTTCGTCAAGGACATGGGCCTGTCCCTGGACAAGGTCAACGTCAACGGCGGCGCCATCGCCCTCGGTCACCCGCTCGGCGCCACCGGCGCGATGATCCTCGGCTCGCTCGTCGACGAACTGGAGCGCCAGGACAAGCGCTACGGCCTCGCCACCCTCTGCGTCGGCGGCGGCATGGGCATCGCCACCATCGTCGAGCGCGTCTGACCACCCCAGCGGAACTCAGAGACTTCTACGGAGACCCCGTCATGACACAGAGCACCACCATCCGCTGGGAACAGGACCGCACCGGCCTCGTCACCCTCGTCCTCGACGACCCCGACCAGTCCGCGAACACCATGAACGCGGCCTTCCGCGCCTCCCTCGCCGCGGTCACCGACCGCCTGGAGGCCGAGAAGGACTCCATCCGGGGCATCATCCTCACCTCGGCCAAGAAGACGTTCTTCGCCGGCGGCGACCTGCGCGACCTCATCCGCGTCACCCCCGGGACGGCCCAGGAGCTGCTGGACGGCGGACTGGAGATCAAGCGCAACCTCCGTCGC
The sequence above is a segment of the Streptomyces asoensis genome. Coding sequences within it:
- a CDS encoding acetyl-CoA C-acetyltransferase, whose amino-acid sequence is MSTEAYVYDAIRTPRGRGKANGGLHGTKPIDLVVGLIHELRSRFPGLDPAAIDDIVLGVVGPVGDQGSDIARIAAIAAGLPDTVAGVQENRFCASGLEAVNLAAMKVRSGWEDLVLAGGVESMSRVPMASDGGAWFNDPMTNLAVNFVPQGIGADLIATIEGFSRRDVDEYAALSQERAATAWKEGRFDRSVVPVKDRSGLVVLDHDEHPRPGTTADSLGKLKPSFADIGELGGFDAVALQKYHWVEKIDHVHHAGNSSGIVDGASLVAIGSREVGERHGLTPRARIVSAAVSGSEPTIMLTGPAPATRKALAKAGLTIDDIDLVEINEAFAAVVLRFVKDMGLSLDKVNVNGGAIALGHPLGATGAMILGSLVDELERQDKRYGLATLCVGGGMGIATIVERV
- a CDS encoding CaiB/BaiF CoA transferase family protein, giving the protein MTTGRTAGHGPLAGVRVVELAGIGPGPFAGMLLADLGADVVRVDRPGGPALAIDPAHDITNRNKRSVIVDLKAPDGPARVLDLAARADVLIEGNRPGVAERLGVGPGDCHARNPRLVYGRMTGWGQDGPLADRAGHDVSYIAVTGALGMIGTPDRPPPVPANLLGDYAGGSLYLVVGVLAALHHARVSGTGQVVDAAIVDGTAHLSAMIHGMLSAGGWQDRRAANLLDGGCPYYGTYETADGGYMAVGALEPQFYDAFVDLLGLEDLREARRDWTRWGELREAVAARFRSRTRDEWTARFEGSDACVAPVLSLREAPRHPHLAARGTFTDHGGITQPAPAPRFSATPTAVRTGPARPGADTREVARDWDIPELVTDLVKTPAETAAGTSAEATATTTATTTATTSVKDLPHQGD